The Ciona intestinalis unplaced genomic scaffold, KH HT000068.2, whole genome shotgun sequence genome contains a region encoding:
- the LOC101242203 gene encoding sushi, von Willebrand factor type A, EGF and pentraxin domain-containing protein 1 isoform X27 translates to MWNPLAVVIVVCLLLLEVSAYPHCGVSHLSRRPCGRPAIDRFNCLQRGCCYDRNAVHINIRCYYKASTLSFGNQVIGPSTTPTSTPVTTQTTSAAPSASQLIMQSLALITSNGADYTTALALLAREILGTNVYSTIEFAQKYGDDYLLLQIISAAEGKSPPNQAKLLHHGGENGYPGSQVLSQCSPQNRNNTCGNPFYTTRSSCLRWNCCWDFASRSCYHSTNNIIYMRRRCPPGFTNPPKCIEINECLSNPCMNNGVCVDKINGYKCICPISPAGPNCEIYCATPQSPRNGAVTPVKQFYNANDIVRYSCNVGYDLFGRSENVCTRSGQWSTSTPHCLEACGKPTDIANGRYSPVLTPPYYKINQVVTYACDANYVLQGSPVIICQINGQFTQTRASCIPVVVKCSNPPALLNGQFISAIEYAVNAQVRYTCNTGYRLDNSDVITCQTSGQFTSLTAVCTKVCTTPPTLANGDFTVKNNANQYDINTVLTYTCNSGYRLDNSPTITCQASGQFTALTAVCTRVIKCTNPPALMNGLYSPQQNSYSVNDVITYTCNNGYKINNSPTITCQASGQFTALAATCTKVCSTPPTLANGDFTVKNNANQYDINTVLTYTCNSGYRLDNSPTATCQASGKFTALTAVCTKVCSTPPTLANGDFTVKNNANQYDINTVLTYTCNSGYRLDNSATVTCQASGQFTALTAVCTTVCLIPPPLPNGAYSPTRNPVIFNVNEIITYTCNANFKLKGSNTVRCETNGQYTTLAATCASDDKCGGPPLLTNGEYSPVKTPLEYNINENVVYTCNSGYRLDNSDTITCQAANQWSTLSAVCTKVCLTPPTLTHGSYTPVNNPLKYDINTVLTYTCGSGFLLENSDKITCTSTGQWSALAATCTRVCTAPPALANGDYSPKNNPVVYRIGDTVTYTCGSGYTLSSSATSTCQSTGQWVAPTATCVKVCLTPPSLTNGAYMPVTAEYAVHAVVTYTCNNGYKLENVNSISCPASGTWPALPTTCTRICSTPPTLANGDFTVKNNANQYDINTVLTYTCNGGYRLDNSPTITCQASGKFTALAATCTKVCSTPPTLANGRFTVKNNANQYDINTVLTYTCNSGYRLDNSATITCQASGQFTSLAATCTKVCSTPPTLANGDFTVKNNANQYDINTVLTYVCNSGYRLDNSATITCQASGKFTALAATCTKVCTTPPTLANGDFTVKNNANQYDINTVLTYTCNSGYRLDNSATVTCQASGQFTALAATCTKVCTTPPTLANGDFTVKNNANQYDINTVLTYTCNSGYRLDNSATVTCQASGQFTSLAATCTKVCSTPPTLANGDFTVKNNANQYDINTVLTYTCNSGYRLDNSATVTCQASGQFSSLAATCTKVCSTPPTLANGDFTVKNNANQYDINTILTYTCNSGYRLDNSATVTCQASGQFTSLAATCTKVCLAPPVLSNGEFTPINNPAYYNINSQVTYTCNSGYRLDNSPTITCQASGQFTALAATCTKVCLAPPTLTNGQFSPVNTPAQYDINAVLTYTCNAGYKLENSPTITCQSTGQFTALSATCTRVCTTPPTLANGDFTVKANQYDINTVLTYTCNSGYRLDNSATATCQASGQFTTLTAVCTKVCSTPPALTNGDFTVKNNANQYDINTVLTYTCNSGYRLDNSATVTCQASGQFTTLTAVCTKVCSTPPTLANGDFTVKNNANQYDINTVLTYTCNSGYRLDNSATVTCQASGQFTSLAAVCTKVCSTPPTLANGDFTVKNNANQYDINTVLTYTCNSGYRLDNSATITCQASGQFTSLAATCTRVCSTPPTLANGDFTVKANQYDINTVLTYTCNSGYRLDNSATVTCQASGQFTSLAATCTKVCSTPPTLANGDFTVKNNANQYDINTVLTYTCNSGYRLDNSATVTCQASGQFTSLAATCTKVCTTPPTLANGDFTVKNNANQYDINTVLTYTCNSGYRLDNSATVTCQASGQFTSLAATCTRVCLTPPTLANGDFTVKNNANQYDINTVLTYTCNSGYRLDNSATVTCQASGQFTALTAVCTRVCSTPPTLANGDFTVKNNANQYDINTVLTYTCNSGYRLDNSATITCQASGQFTAFTAVCTKVCTTPPTLANGDFTVKNNANQYDINTVLTYTCNSGYRLDNSATVTCQASGQFTSLAAVCTLICGEPPIPANGVYAVVKTPPIFNIGDQISYSCNNGFILQGTRVNTCFEHWFV, encoded by the exons ATGTGGAATCCATTGGcggttgttattgttgtgtgTTTATTACTATTAGAAGTTTCAGCTTACCCGCATTGTGGTGTCTCTCACTTATCACGAAGACCATGCGGTCGTCCAGCCATTGACCGGTTTAATTGCTTACAACG CGGTTGTTGCTACGACAGAAATGCGGTTCATATCAATATTCGGTGTTATTATAAAG CTTCAACGCTCTCTTTCGGCAACCAAGTGATCGGGCCTTCAACAACACCAACATCAACACCGGTTACAACCCAAACCACATCGGCGGCTCCATCCGCAAGCCAACTAATCATGCAATCCCTCGCCTTGATTACTTCTAACGGCGCTGATTACACGACGGCGCTCGCGTTACTGGCGAGAG AGATTCTTGGAACGAATGTTTACAGTACGATAGAGTTTGCTCAAAAGTATGGAGACGATTATCTACTCTTGCAAATAATCA GTGCAGCAGAAGGAAAATCTCCCCCCAACCAAGCCA AGTTATTGCACCACGGCGGCGAAAATGGATATCCAGGAAGTCAAGTTCTTTCCCAATGCAGTCCACAGAACCGGAATAATACTTGCGGTAATCCTTTCTACACAACCAG atcGAGTTGCCTGCGATGGAACTGTTGTTGGGACTTCGCTTCAAGAAGTTGCTACCATTCCACGAATAACA TTATTTACATGAGACGTCGATGTCCACCTGGTTTTACAAACCCACCAAAATGCATTG aaataaatgaatgtttgTCAAACCCATGTATGAACAACGGTGTGTGTGTGGACAAGATTAATGGATATAAATGTATCTGCCCAATCTCCCCTGCTGGTCCAAATTGTGAAATAt ATTGCGCTACACCCCAAAGTCCCAGAAATGGAGCTGTGACCCCAGTTAAGCAGTTTTACAACGCAAACGATATTGTAAGATATTCGTGTAATGTTGGATACGATTTATTTGGAAGATCAGAAAATGTTTGCACAAGAAGTGGGCAGTGGTCGACTTCAACACCCCACTGCTTGGAAG CTTGTGGCAAACCAACCGATATCGCAAATGGTCGATACTCTCCTGTATTAACCCCACCATACTACAAGATCAACCAAGTTGTAACATATGCTTGTGATGCAAACTATGTACTGCAAGGATCTCCTGTTATTATATGCCAGATAAATGGACAATTCACGCAAACACGAGCTTCTTGCATACCag ttgttGTAAAATGTAGCAACCCACCAGCATTGTTAAATGGACAGTTTATTTCTGCAATTGAATACGCTGTCAATGCACAAGTGAGGTATACTTGTAATACTGGTTATAGACTTGATAACAGCGATGTTATTACGTGTCAAACTAGTGGACAGTTCACTTCACTCACTGCTGTCTGTACTAAAg tttgtaCAACACCACCTACACTGGCCAATGGGGATTTTACTGTGAAGAATAATGCAAACCAATATGATATCAACACTGTATTAACATATACATGCAACAGTGGTTATCGACTGGATAACAGCCCAACAATTACATGTCAAGCTAGTGGACAATTTACTGCTTTAACTGCCGTTTGTACTAGAG TTATAAAATGCACCAACCCTCCTGCACTGATGAATGGACTATACAGCCCACAACAGAATTCATACAGTGTGAATGATGTTATCACGTACACTTGTAATAATGGGTACAAGATTAACAATAGTCCAACCATAACATGCCAAGCTAGTGGACAATTTACTGCACTTGCTGCCACTTGTACTAAAG tTTGTTCAACACCCCCTACACTGGCCAATGGAGATTTTACTGTGAAGAATAATGCAAACCAATATGATATCAACACTGTATTAACATATACATGCAACAGTGGTTATCGACTGGATAACAGTCCAACAGCAACATGTCAAGCTAGTGGAAAATTTACTGCTTTAACTGCTGTTTGTACAAAAG tttgttcAACACCACCTACACTGGCCAATGGAGATTTTACTGTGAAGAATAATGCAAACCAATATGATATCAACACTGTATTAACATATACATGCAACAGTGGTTATCGATTGGATAACAGTGCAACAGTAACATGTCAAGCTAGTGGACAATTTACTGCTTTAACTGCTGTTTGTACAACAG TTTGTTTGATCCCACCCCCATTACCCAATGGAGCATATTCACCAACCAGAAACCCTGTAATTTTTAATGTGAATGAAATCATTACATATACTTGTAATGCTAATTTCAAATTGAAAGGAAGCAACACAGTAAGATGTGAAACAAACGGTCAATACACGACACTTGCTGCTACTTGTGCTTCAG ATGATAAATGTGGAGGTCCACCTTTACTCACTAATGGTGAATACAGTCCTGTGAAGACCCCACTTGAATACAACATTAATGAGAATGTAGTTTATACATGCAACAGTGGTTATCGCTTGGATAACTCAGACACCATAACATGCCAAGCTGCAAATCAATGGTCAACATTATCCGCAGTTTGCACAAAAG TTTGTCTCACCCCTCCCACGCTGACACATGGTTCATACACCCCTGTAAACAATCCACTTAAGTATGATATCAACACGGTACTAACATATACTTGTGGAAGTGGATTTCTTCTTGAAAACAGCGACAAAATAACTTGTACATCCACTGGACAATGGTCCGCACTAGCTGCAACATGCACAAGGG TTTGCACAGCACCTCCGGCGCTTGCTAATGGAGACTATTCTCCAAAAAACAACCCAGTTGTTTATCGCATTGGTGATACTGTAACTTACACTTGTGGTAGTGGATACACTCTCAGCAGCAGTGCTACAagcacctgtcaatcaactgGCCAATGGGTGGCTCCTACAGCTACTTGTGTTAAAG TTTGTTTGACGCCACCTTCATTAACAAATGGAGCATACATGCCCGTCACTGCAGAGTATGCCGTACATGCTGTAGTCACCTACACTTGCAACAATGGATATAAATTAGAGAACGTTAATTCTATATCCTGCCCTGCTAGTGGAACTTGGCCAGCATTGCCAACTACATGCACTAGAA TTTGTTCAACACCACCTACACTGGCCAATGGAGATTTTACTGTGAAGAATAATGCAAACCAATATGATATCAACACTGTATTAACATATACATGCAACGGTGGTTATCGACTAGATAACAGTCCAACAATTACATGTCAAGCTAGTGGAAAATTTACTGCACTTGCGGCTACTTGTACTAAAG TATGTTCAACGCCACCTACATTAGCCAATGGACGTTTTACTGTGAAGAATAATGCAAACCAATATGATATCAACACTGTATTAACATATACATGCAACAGTGGTTATCGATTGGATAACAGTGCAACAATAACATGTCAAGCTAGTGGCCAATTTACTTCGCTTGCAGCTACTTGTACTAAag TTTGTTCAACACCACCTACACTGGCCAATGGAGATTTTACTGTGAAGAACAATGCAAACCAATATGATATCAACACTGTATTAACATATGTATGCAACAGTGGTTATCGACTGGATAACAGTGCAACAATAACATGTCAAGCTAGTGGAAAATTTACTGCACTTGCAGCTACTTGTACAAAAG TTTGTACAACACCACCTACACTGGCCAATGGAGATTTTACTGTGAAGAATAATGCAAACCAATATGATATCAACACTGTATTAACATATACATGCAACAGTGGTTATCGATTGGATAACAGTGCAACAGTAACATGTCAAGCTAGTGGACAATTTACTGCATTAGCAGCTACTTGTACAAAAG TTTGTACAACACCACCTACACTGGCCAATGGAGATTTTACTGTGAAGAATAATGCAAACCAATATGATATCAACACTGTATTAACATATACATGCAACAGTGGTTATCGACTGGATAACAGTGCAACAGTAACATGTCAAGCTAGTGGACAATTTACTTCACTTGCAGCTACTTGTACTAAAG TTTGTTCAACACCACCTACACTGGCCAATGGAGATTTTACTGTGAAGAATAATGCAAACCAATATGATATCAACACTGTATTAACATATACATGCAACAGTGGTTATCGACTGGATAACAGTGCAACAGTAACATGTCAAGCTAGTGGACAATTTTCTTCACTTGCAGCTACTTGTACtaaag TTTGTTCAACACCACCTACACTGGCCAATGGAGATTTTACTGTGAAGAATAATGCAAATCAATATGATATCAACACTATATTAACATATACATGCAACAGTGGTTATCGACTGGATAACAGTGCAACAGTAACATGTCAAGCTAGTGGTCAATTTACTTCACTTGCAGCTACTTGTACGAAAG TTTGTCTTGCACCTCCTGTCCTGAGTAATGGAGAGTTTACTCCGATTAACAATCCTGCATATTATAACATTAACTCgcaagttacatatacatgCAACAGTGGTTATCGACTAGATAACAGTCCAACAATAACATGTCAAGCTAGTGGACAATTTACTGCTCTTGCTGCAACTTGTACTAAAG TATGCTTGGCACCACCCACTTTGACAAATGGACAGTTCAGTCCTGTGAATACACCAGCTCAATATGATATCAATGCTGTGCTAACCTACACATGCAACGCCGGGTATAAACTGGAAAACTCACCCACCATAACATGCCAAAGCACTGGGCAGTTCACTGCACTATCAGCTACTTGTACAAGAG TATGTACAACACCACCTACACTGGCCAATGGAGATTTTACTGTGAAGGCAAACCAATATGATATTAACACTGTATTGACATATACATGCAACAGTGGTTATCGACTGGATAACAGTGCAACAGCAACATGTCAAGCTAGTGGACAATTTACAACATTAACTGCTGTTTGCACAAAAG TCTGTTCAACACCACCTGCACTGACCAATGGAGATTTTACTGTGAAGAATAATGCAAACCAATATGATATTAACACTGTATTAACATATACATGCAACAGTGGTTATCGACTGGATAACAGTGCAACAGTAACATGTCAAGCTAGTGGGCAATTTACTACATTAACTGCTGTTTGTACCAAag TTTGTTCAACACCACCTACACTGGCCAATGGAGATTTTACTGTGAAGAATAATGCAAACCAATATGATATCAACACTGTATTAACATATACATGCAACAGTGGTTATCGACTGGATAACAGTGCAACAGTAACATGCCAAGCTAGTGGACAATTTACTTCGCTTGCAGCTGTTTGTACTAAAG TTTGTTCAACACCACCTACACTGGCCAATGGAGATTTTACTGTGAAGAATAATGCAAACCAATATGATATCAACACTGTATTAACATATACATGCAACAGTGGTTATCGACTGGATAACAGTGCCACAATTACATGTCAAGCTAGTGGACAATTTACTTCGTTGGCAGCTACTTGTACCAGAG TATGTTCAACACCACCCACACTGGCCAATGGAGATTTTACTGTGAAGGCAAACCAATATGATATTAACACTGTATTAACATATACATGCAACAGTGGTTATCGACTGGATAACAGTGCAACAGTAACATGTCAAGCTAGTGGACAATTTACTTCACTTGCAGCTACTTGTACTAAAG TTTGTTCAACACCACCTACACTGGCCAATGGAGATTTTACTGTGAAGAATAATGCAAACCAATATGATATCAACACTGTATTAACATATACATGCAACAGTGGTTATCGACTGGATAACAGTGCAACAGTAACATGTCAAGCTAGTGGACAATTTACCTCGCTTGCAGCTACTTGTACTAAAG tttgtacAACACCACCTACACTGGCCAATGGAGATTTTACTGTAAAGAATAATGCAAACCAATATGATATCAACACTGTATTAACATATACATGCAACAGTGGTTATCGACTGGATAACAGTGCAACAGTAACATGTCAAGCTAGTGGACAATTTACTTCACTTGCAGCTACTTGTACCAGAG TTTGTTTAACACCACCTACACTGGCCAATGGAGATTTTACTGTGAAGAATAATGCAAACCAATATGATATCAACACTGTATTAACATATACATGCAACAGTGGTTATCGACTGGATAACAGTGCAACAGTAACATGTCAAGCTAGTGGGCAATTTACTGCTTTAACTGCTGTTTGTACAAgag TTTGTTCAACACCACCTACACTGGCCAATGGAGATTTTACTGTGAAGAATAATGCAAACCAATATGATATCAACACTGTATTAACATATACATGCAACAGTGGTTATCGACTGGATAACAGTGCAACAATAACATGTCAAGCTAGTGGACAATTTACTGCTTTTACTGCTGTCTGCACTAAAG TTTGTACAACACCACCTACACTGGCCAATGGGGATTTTACTGTGAAGAATAATGCAAACCAATATGATATCAACACTGTATTAACATATACATGCAACAGTGGTTATCGACTGGATAACAGTGCAACAGTAACATGTCAAGCTAGTGGACAATTTACTTCACTTGCAGCTGTTTGTACATTAA tttgtgGTGAACCACCTATACCAGCCAATGGAGTTTACGCTGTTGTTAAAACTCCCCCAATATTCAACATTGGAGACCAGATATCTTACTCATGTAACAACGGATTCATCTTGCAAGGCACAAGAGTAAATACATGCTTTGAACACTGGTTTGTTTGA